The following coding sequences are from one Paenibacillus stellifer window:
- a CDS encoding heavy metal translocating P-type ATPase has protein sequence MQEAKQLPRIAAYEEQKKPGAPKGRRFDPKEMLQNTEMRAALGSGALMLLAWSIHSSFATVSILLYIAAYTVGGWIKAKEGVETLVKEHDLDVNLLMIAAALGAAAIGYWNEGAMLIFIFAMSGALESYTMDRSRKDISALIALKPQTAVRIDQGAMNEVSINDLAVGDLLLVRPGELIPADGLVYRGESSVDQSSITGESVPVEKYAGDDVFAGTLNGEGALYVEVTKSAENTLFAKIVKMVEDAEEEVPESQRFIKRFESIYARIVVLLTVLLIALPPFVLDWSWNTTFYKAMVFLVVASPCALVSSIMPAMLSAISKSARRGILFKGGAHLENMSRTAVVAFDKTGTLTEGTPQMTDFIVGEGYYRQELLTVCASIESLSRHPLADAIVRAADEECLELRSVTDSRSLTGWGVEGTVSGKLWKIGKSNVLDQAELSGAAAGADAVDEPGARLNDEGLSIWRERRAELEKEGKTVSVILDGDKVAGMIALQDTVRTEAAEAVRKLQALGIKVAMLTGDREATARAIGAKTGVDLVFADLLPEDKVKHIAALREQYGPTVMVGDGVNDAPALAQATVGMGMGMKGSGAALEVADVVLMNDNIEEIASTISLARRSQRIVKQNMTFAISVIVLLILSNFIEGIALPFGVVGHEGSTILVILNGLRLLR, from the coding sequence ATGCAGGAAGCCAAACAATTGCCAAGAATCGCAGCATATGAAGAACAGAAGAAACCGGGTGCGCCTAAAGGCAGGCGATTTGATCCCAAGGAAATGCTCCAGAATACGGAGATGAGAGCCGCGCTCGGAAGCGGAGCGCTAATGCTTCTCGCCTGGAGTATTCATTCATCGTTCGCGACGGTGTCGATTCTGCTCTATATCGCGGCCTATACGGTCGGCGGATGGATCAAAGCGAAGGAAGGGGTCGAGACGCTCGTTAAAGAGCATGATCTTGATGTCAACCTGCTGATGATTGCGGCTGCGCTGGGTGCAGCGGCGATCGGCTACTGGAACGAAGGAGCCATGCTGATCTTTATCTTCGCCATGAGCGGGGCGCTGGAGAGCTATACGATGGACCGCAGCCGCAAGGATATCTCCGCGCTGATCGCGCTGAAGCCGCAAACGGCTGTGCGCATCGACCAGGGCGCCATGAACGAGGTGTCGATTAACGATCTGGCTGTCGGCGATCTCCTGCTCGTGCGTCCGGGCGAACTGATTCCCGCCGACGGCCTCGTGTACCGGGGCGAATCCTCGGTTGACCAATCCTCGATTACAGGGGAATCGGTGCCGGTGGAGAAATATGCCGGAGACGATGTGTTCGCGGGTACGCTGAACGGCGAAGGCGCGCTGTATGTCGAAGTAACCAAATCGGCGGAGAACACGCTGTTCGCGAAGATCGTTAAGATGGTGGAAGATGCCGAGGAGGAAGTGCCGGAATCCCAGCGCTTTATCAAGCGGTTCGAGTCCATTTACGCCCGGATTGTCGTCTTGCTGACGGTGCTCTTGATCGCGCTGCCGCCTTTTGTCCTGGACTGGTCGTGGAACACAACCTTCTATAAAGCGATGGTCTTTCTGGTTGTAGCTTCTCCCTGTGCTCTGGTATCGTCGATTATGCCCGCCATGCTGTCCGCCATTTCCAAGAGCGCCCGCCGGGGCATTCTGTTCAAGGGAGGCGCGCATTTGGAAAATATGTCCCGCACCGCCGTCGTCGCGTTCGACAAGACGGGAACGCTGACCGAGGGCACGCCGCAGATGACTGACTTCATTGTCGGTGAAGGCTATTACCGTCAGGAGCTGCTGACCGTATGCGCTTCGATTGAAAGCCTGTCCCGGCATCCGCTTGCCGATGCCATCGTCCGGGCCGCCGACGAGGAATGCCTCGAGCTTCGCAGTGTAACGGATTCGCGTTCGCTGACAGGCTGGGGAGTGGAGGGCACAGTCAGCGGGAAGCTGTGGAAGATCGGCAAGTCGAATGTTCTGGATCAGGCTGAACTGTCCGGAGCGGCCGCCGGCGCAGATGCGGTGGATGAGCCCGGAGCCCGGCTGAACGATGAGGGCCTCTCTATTTGGAGAGAGCGCCGCGCCGAACTGGAGAAGGAAGGGAAGACGGTCTCGGTCATCCTGGACGGAGACAAGGTTGCGGGCATGATCGCGCTGCAGGATACGGTGCGCACCGAGGCGGCTGAAGCGGTACGCAAGCTGCAGGCGCTTGGCATCAAGGTCGCGATGCTGACCGGAGACCGTGAGGCGACGGCCCGGGCGATCGGAGCGAAGACCGGTGTCGATCTGGTCTTTGCCGACCTTCTGCCCGAGGATAAGGTGAAGCATATCGCCGCTCTCCGGGAGCAATACGGGCCTACGGTTATGGTCGGCGACGGGGTTAATGATGCGCCCGCTCTTGCGCAGGCCACGGTCGGTATGGGCATGGGGATGAAAGGCAGCGGTGCGGCTCTTGAGGTAGCCGATGTGGTGCTGATGAACGATAATATTGAAGAGATAGCATCGACCATCTCGCTGGCCCGCCGTTCGCAGCGGATCGTGAAGCAGAATATGACTTTTGCGATCTCGGTGATCGTGCTGCTGATTCTCAGCAATTTTATCGAGGGAATTGCCCTGCCGTTCGGGGTTGTCGGTCATGAAGGCAGTACCATCCTGGTTATTCTGAACGGCCTGCGGCTGCTTCGCTAA
- a CDS encoding GNAT family N-acetyltransferase, which produces MIEQAQKTDLPEILRLQKLSFQSVAAAVGNYNLAPLTQTLVSIEAEFTSSLFLKKTDNGMITGSVRARLDDQGVCHIGRLIVHPDYQRRGFGRALMLEIETRIQPNDCFEIFTGSSFTDTIRLYKQLGYAETIKKDMEHVSMQFMRKSSRWRQMEGSL; this is translated from the coding sequence ATGATTGAACAAGCGCAGAAAACGGATTTGCCGGAAATCCTGAGGCTGCAGAAACTCTCTTTCCAGTCTGTAGCAGCTGCTGTCGGCAACTATAACCTCGCACCGCTTACCCAAACGCTTGTCAGCATCGAAGCAGAATTTACAAGCTCGCTATTCCTAAAAAAAACAGATAACGGAATGATTACGGGTTCTGTCCGCGCCCGCCTTGATGATCAAGGCGTATGCCACATTGGCCGCCTAATCGTACACCCCGATTATCAGAGAAGAGGGTTCGGCCGGGCCTTGATGCTCGAAATCGAGACGCGAATTCAGCCCAATGACTGTTTCGAAATATTTACAGGCTCGTCCTTCACCGATACCATCCGTTTGTACAAACAGCTTGGCTACGCCGAAACCATTAAGAAGGATATGGAGCATGTGAGCATGCAATTTATGAGAAAAAGCAGCCGCTGGAGGCAAATGGAGGGCAGCCTTTAA
- a CDS encoding homocysteine synthase yields MPEQPKLSFETLAVHAGQEIDPTTFSRAVPLYQTTSYGFRDTEHAANLFGLKEFGNIYTRLMNPTTDVFEQRIAALEGGVGALATASGAAAISFSILNIAGAGDEIVSSASLYGGTYNLFSTTLPKIGIKVSFVDQSDPENFRKAITANTKALYAETIGNPKGDILDIEAVAAIAHEHGIPLIVDNTFPSPYLLRPIEHGADIVVHSATKFIGGHGTSIGGIIVDGGKFDWAASGKFPGLTEPDPSYHGLVYTEALGPVAYIIKARVQLLRDLGASISPFNSWLLLQGLETLHLRLERHSENALKVAQYLENHKDVEWVSYPGLPSHPSYELAQKYLPKGQGAILTFGIKGGAEAGTRVIENVKLFSHLANVGDSKSLIIHPASTTHQQLSAEEQVSAGVSPELIRLSIGTEAIQDIIADLEQAIQAAVAVPAQ; encoded by the coding sequence ATGCCAGAACAACCGAAGCTTTCGTTTGAAACCCTTGCTGTCCATGCCGGACAGGAAATCGATCCCACCACCTTCTCCCGGGCGGTTCCGCTCTACCAGACGACGTCCTATGGCTTCCGCGACACCGAGCATGCCGCCAATCTATTCGGGCTTAAGGAGTTCGGCAACATTTATACCCGGCTGATGAATCCGACTACCGATGTGTTCGAGCAGCGGATCGCTGCTCTGGAGGGAGGCGTAGGTGCGCTTGCCACAGCGTCCGGTGCAGCCGCCATCTCCTTCTCCATTCTGAATATCGCCGGAGCCGGCGACGAGATCGTATCTTCGGCGAGCCTGTACGGCGGAACGTACAATCTGTTCTCCACAACGCTTCCGAAGATTGGCATCAAAGTGAGCTTTGTCGATCAGAGCGACCCTGAGAACTTCCGCAAGGCGATTACGGCGAATACGAAAGCTCTGTACGCCGAGACGATCGGCAATCCGAAGGGCGATATCCTCGACATTGAAGCGGTAGCGGCCATCGCGCATGAGCACGGCATTCCGCTGATCGTCGATAACACCTTCCCGAGCCCGTACCTGCTCCGGCCGATCGAGCATGGGGCGGATATCGTCGTTCACTCGGCGACGAAATTCATCGGAGGACACGGCACCTCAATCGGCGGCATCATCGTCGACGGCGGCAAGTTCGACTGGGCGGCCAGCGGCAAATTTCCGGGACTCACGGAGCCGGATCCGAGCTACCACGGCCTCGTCTATACGGAAGCGCTTGGTCCGGTCGCTTATATTATTAAGGCCCGCGTACAACTGCTTCGCGACTTGGGCGCTTCGATCTCGCCGTTCAATTCCTGGCTGCTCTTGCAGGGGCTTGAGACGCTGCACCTGCGCCTGGAGCGACACAGCGAGAATGCTCTGAAGGTTGCGCAGTATCTGGAGAACCACAAAGATGTGGAGTGGGTGAGCTATCCGGGACTGCCTAGCCATCCTTCCTATGAGCTGGCACAGAAATATTTGCCGAAGGGGCAGGGAGCCATCCTGACGTTCGGCATCAAGGGAGGCGCGGAGGCTGGAACGCGTGTTATCGAGAATGTAAAACTGTTCTCGCATCTGGCCAATGTCGGGGATTCGAAGTCGCTGATCATCCATCCGGCCAGCACGACCCATCAGCAGCTGTCAGCGGAAGAGCAGGTGTCGGCAGGGGTATCGCCGGAACTGATCCGCCTGTCGATCGGCACGGAAGCGATTCAGGATATTATCGCGGACCTGGAGCAGGCGATCCAAGCTGCAGTTGCCGTCCCGGCCCAATAA
- the deoC gene encoding deoxyribose-phosphate aldolase yields MSESNLTRMIDHTLLKADARKEDIIKLAEEAKTYKFASVCVNPAWVATAYEVLKDTPEVKVCTVIGFPLGASTPETKAFETENAIQAGAEEVDMVINIGALKSGDDEWVKRDIAAVTGAARGKALTKVIIETCLLTDEEKVRACKLAVEAGADYVKTSTGFSTGGATKEDIALMRRTVGPNIGVKASGGVRSAEDALVMIGAGATRIGTSGGVAIAKGEQNISGY; encoded by the coding sequence ATGAGCGAGAGCAATCTGACACGCATGATCGACCATACGCTGCTTAAGGCGGATGCCCGTAAGGAAGATATCATCAAGCTGGCCGAGGAGGCCAAAACCTATAAATTCGCTTCCGTCTGCGTCAACCCGGCTTGGGTGGCGACGGCGTATGAGGTGCTGAAGGATACGCCTGAAGTGAAGGTCTGTACCGTCATCGGCTTCCCTCTGGGAGCTTCGACGCCTGAGACGAAGGCTTTTGAGACGGAGAATGCTATTCAGGCTGGAGCCGAGGAAGTGGATATGGTCATCAATATCGGTGCGCTGAAGAGCGGGGATGACGAATGGGTGAAGCGGGATATCGCCGCCGTAACGGGAGCAGCCCGCGGCAAAGCGCTGACCAAGGTCATCATCGAAACCTGCCTGCTGACGGACGAGGAGAAGGTTCGCGCCTGCAAGCTGGCAGTCGAAGCCGGAGCCGATTATGTCAAGACCTCGACCGGCTTCTCGACAGGAGGGGCGACCAAGGAAGATATCGCCCTGATGCGGCGGACCGTGGGTCCGAATATTGGTGTGAAGGCGTCCGGCGGGGTCCGCAGCGCTGAGGATGCTCTGGTGATGATCGGAGCAGGCGCAACGCGAATCGGAACAAGCGGCGGCGTCGCCATCGCCAAAGGCGAGCAGAACATCAGCGGATACTGA
- a CDS encoding prohibitin family protein, which translates to MSSTELNPKMKSWRPGKMIGVAVAVVLVLLIGGNAYSSVEYGHVGLYKTFGKLDDQVLSPGIHLKIPFIQSIIQVNTQVTKSETDTSASSKDLQPVSTHVAVNYSVNKESAFNLMNNIGGRFDSVIINPAIQEIVKEVTARYPAEDLITRRDIVAGEISELLTKRLAKYDLIVNDINIVNFKFSDAFNQSIEAKQVAQQQALKAENDLKRVQIEAKQKVAQAQAEAESLKLKKQEVTPELVQLKQIEVQEKALDKWDGKLPSVTGGATPFIDLDSLASK; encoded by the coding sequence GTGAGTAGCACCGAATTGAATCCCAAAATGAAATCCTGGCGTCCGGGAAAAATGATCGGCGTGGCTGTAGCTGTTGTTCTTGTGCTGCTGATTGGAGGCAATGCGTACTCTTCGGTCGAATACGGTCATGTCGGCCTGTACAAAACCTTCGGGAAGCTCGACGACCAGGTGCTGTCTCCAGGCATACATCTTAAAATTCCGTTCATCCAATCCATTATTCAGGTCAACACCCAGGTCACCAAATCGGAGACCGATACGTCGGCTTCCTCCAAGGATCTTCAGCCCGTATCGACGCATGTGGCGGTGAACTATTCCGTGAACAAGGAATCGGCTTTCAATCTGATGAACAATATCGGGGGCCGCTTCGATTCTGTCATCATCAACCCCGCCATTCAGGAAATCGTCAAGGAAGTGACGGCCCGCTATCCAGCGGAAGATCTGATTACCCGCCGGGATATCGTAGCCGGAGAGATCAGCGAGCTTCTGACCAAGCGTCTGGCCAAATACGATCTCATCGTCAACGATATCAACATCGTCAACTTCAAGTTCTCCGATGCCTTCAACCAGTCGATCGAAGCCAAGCAGGTAGCTCAGCAGCAGGCGCTGAAGGCGGAGAACGATCTGAAACGGGTCCAGATCGAAGCGAAGCAGAAGGTCGCCCAGGCTCAAGCCGAAGCCGAGTCACTGAAGCTGAAGAAACAGGAGGTTACGCCCGAACTGGTGCAGCTTAAGCAAATCGAGGTGCAGGAGAAGGCACTGGACAAATGGGACGGTAAGCTGCCGAGCGTAACGGGCGGAGCTACGCCATTCATTGATTTGGACTCTCTGGCGTCTAAATAA
- a CDS encoding bifunctional 3-deoxy-7-phosphoheptulonate synthase/chorismate mutase, with product MSNAELEQLRNRLDEINSELLKLISERATVVQDIGAVKEKQGVPKFDPEREKKMLDKLVEENKGPFTESTIRTLFKQIFKASLDLQSTEHKKNLLVSRKTRKEDTLILLPQDVVVGGNASLMVAGPCSVESEQQTRTVAAALAKAGIKVMRGGAFKPRTSPYDFQGLGMDGLRILREAADEYGLLTISEIVDPAHIEPSLDYVDIIQIGARNMQNFELLKAAGEVNKPVLLKRGLAATMEEFLHAAEYILSRGNTQVMLIERGIRTYEKWTRNTLDISAVPILKQESHLPVLVDVTHSTGRKDILVPCAKAALAAGADGIMVEVHPDPATALSDAAQQLNIDEFNTFFNDVKASGLFRE from the coding sequence ATGAGCAACGCCGAATTGGAGCAATTGAGAAACCGTCTGGACGAAATCAACAGCGAACTGCTGAAGCTGATTTCGGAACGCGCGACTGTGGTGCAGGACATCGGAGCCGTTAAGGAGAAGCAGGGGGTGCCGAAGTTCGATCCCGAGCGGGAGAAAAAGATGCTGGATAAGCTGGTCGAAGAGAACAAGGGTCCGTTCACGGAAAGCACGATCCGTACGCTGTTCAAGCAGATCTTCAAGGCTTCCCTTGATCTGCAGAGCACCGAGCACAAGAAGAACCTGCTCGTCAGCCGCAAGACTCGCAAGGAAGACACCCTCATCCTTCTTCCGCAGGATGTCGTGGTCGGCGGAAATGCCTCGCTGATGGTGGCGGGACCTTGCTCCGTCGAGAGCGAGCAGCAGACGCGCACGGTGGCGGCCGCTCTGGCCAAGGCCGGTATCAAAGTAATGCGCGGCGGTGCGTTCAAGCCCCGCACCTCGCCTTACGATTTCCAGGGCCTCGGCATGGACGGCCTCCGCATTCTGCGTGAAGCAGCCGACGAGTACGGCCTGCTCACGATCAGCGAGATCGTAGACCCGGCGCATATCGAGCCTTCGCTCGACTATGTCGACATCATCCAGATCGGCGCCCGCAACATGCAGAACTTCGAGCTGCTGAAGGCTGCCGGCGAAGTGAACAAACCGGTGCTGCTGAAGCGCGGTCTGGCAGCGACGATGGAGGAATTCCTGCATGCAGCCGAGTACATTCTGTCCCGCGGCAACACTCAGGTTATGCTGATCGAGCGCGGTATCCGCACCTATGAGAAATGGACGCGCAACACGCTCGACATTTCCGCAGTGCCGATTCTGAAGCAGGAGAGCCATCTGCCTGTGCTGGTCGACGTGACGCATTCTACCGGACGCAAAGACATCCTCGTGCCTTGCGCCAAGGCCGCGCTGGCGGCCGGAGCCGACGGCATTATGGTTGAGGTCCATCCGGACCCTGCAACGGCGCTGTCCGATGCGGCGCAGCAGCTTAACATCGACGAATTCAACACCTTCTTCAATGACGTGAAAGCCTCCGGCCTGTTCCGCGAATAG
- a CDS encoding LysE family transporter — MGIFFGYMILGISLSAPIGPINAAQLDKGIRSGFLHAWFVGLGAVCADILYMLLVYFGVIRLLEYPYIKACLWLFGFFVLTYTGLESVKNAGGTSVYGYRGGEDSRLGKSYLSGLLMSLFNPLSILFWLGIYGSVLAQAAEEYPMRLLLFYSVGIVLGILIWDFCMAGAASIFRRLLTERFLKGLSLLSGLTLIGFGLYFGYQAARMLFFP; from the coding sequence GTGGGTATTTTTTTCGGCTATATGATTCTCGGTATATCGCTGTCCGCTCCGATCGGACCCATCAACGCCGCACAGCTGGACAAGGGCATCCGGAGCGGCTTTCTGCACGCCTGGTTCGTCGGGCTAGGGGCGGTCTGCGCCGATATTCTCTACATGCTGCTGGTCTATTTTGGAGTAATCAGGCTGCTTGAATATCCGTACATCAAGGCTTGCCTATGGCTATTCGGCTTCTTCGTCCTCACCTATACCGGACTCGAGAGCGTTAAGAATGCGGGCGGCACGTCCGTCTACGGTTACAGGGGAGGCGAAGATTCGCGTCTCGGCAAGTCATACTTATCGGGACTTCTGATGTCGCTCTTCAATCCGCTGTCCATCTTGTTCTGGCTGGGCATTTACGGCTCCGTCCTCGCCCAGGCAGCGGAAGAGTATCCGATGCGGCTGCTGCTGTTCTACAGCGTGGGCATCGTTCTCGGGATACTGATATGGGACTTCTGCATGGCGGGAGCGGCGAGCATCTTCCGCCGGCTGCTGACTGAGCGGTTCCTTAAGGGACTGTCGCTGCTGTCCGGACTGACGCTCATCGGCTTCGGCCTCTATTTCGGCTATCAGGCTGCGCGCATGCTCTTCTTCCCTTAA
- a CDS encoding amino acid permease, with amino-acid sequence MNKQSASEKQGKLKWWQLSLLGVAGTIGTGYFLGSGLAVMIGGPAVIIAYVLAAAGTYVVFDALSRMTADHPEQGSFRSYAQQAFGNWAGFGSGYIYWCSELLIMGSQLTALSIFSRFWFPNVPMWMFAAGFGLLGLIIVFFGNKGFDKVENVLAVIKIAAILMFLIIAAGLLAGWIDGGHYKPNVPMSRHELFPKGLMGLWTAFIYAFYAYGGIEVLGIMSYRLRKPEEAPKAGKIMLLLLGGVYVISIGLAVSMVPHGEFNPKESPFVLALSSDHLKFVPHVFNGVLIIAGFSTMTASLYAVTSMMITLAREGDAPALFSRKLKDKYPLPALCLITAGLAATIVMSLLMPGKVYEYITTAAGLMLLYNWSFILLSSSRLLKPVKLGRFKRWCGLILIAAAVSGTLFHQDSRPGFFISLLLVAVIAGCDAVLQYVRKRRKNGEKGRGPRNPLESAEHATLPGTAFRIKGLRLRRSRSPH; translated from the coding sequence ATGAACAAGCAGTCAGCTTCGGAGAAGCAGGGAAAGCTTAAATGGTGGCAGTTGTCCCTGCTGGGAGTCGCGGGCACGATCGGGACGGGATATTTTCTGGGATCGGGTCTTGCGGTCATGATCGGCGGCCCTGCCGTAATTATCGCGTACGTACTTGCGGCTGCGGGAACCTACGTCGTCTTTGACGCGCTGTCGCGCATGACGGCAGATCATCCGGAGCAGGGTTCCTTCCGGTCCTATGCGCAGCAGGCCTTCGGGAACTGGGCAGGATTCGGCAGCGGATACATCTACTGGTGCTCCGAACTGCTGATTATGGGCAGCCAACTGACGGCTTTGTCCATTTTCTCGCGCTTCTGGTTCCCCAACGTTCCCATGTGGATGTTCGCGGCAGGCTTCGGACTGCTGGGCCTTATCATCGTCTTCTTCGGCAACAAGGGCTTTGATAAGGTCGAGAATGTGCTGGCGGTTATAAAAATTGCGGCCATCCTCATGTTTCTGATAATCGCAGCCGGACTCTTGGCGGGCTGGATCGACGGCGGGCATTATAAGCCTAATGTGCCAATGAGCAGGCATGAGCTTTTTCCGAAAGGCTTGATGGGATTATGGACGGCATTTATCTACGCCTTTTACGCCTATGGAGGCATCGAGGTACTGGGCATCATGTCTTACCGTCTGCGGAAGCCGGAAGAAGCTCCCAAGGCGGGCAAAATCATGCTGCTCCTGCTGGGTGGGGTCTATGTGATATCTATCGGCTTGGCTGTCTCAATGGTTCCCCACGGAGAGTTCAATCCGAAGGAAAGCCCGTTCGTACTGGCGCTCAGCAGCGACCATCTCAAATTCGTGCCCCATGTCTTCAACGGCGTTCTCATCATTGCAGGCTTCTCGACCATGACTGCATCGCTGTATGCCGTTACGTCCATGATGATAACCCTGGCCCGGGAAGGAGACGCTCCCGCTCTATTCTCGCGCAAGCTGAAGGATAAGTATCCGCTGCCGGCCCTATGCCTCATTACGGCCGGACTCGCGGCCACAATCGTCATGTCGCTGCTCATGCCCGGGAAGGTGTATGAATATATCACCACGGCCGCCGGATTGATGCTTCTCTATAACTGGTCGTTTATTCTGCTGTCCTCCAGCAGGCTGCTTAAGCCGGTGAAGCTTGGAAGATTCAAGCGTTGGTGCGGCCTGATCCTTATTGCAGCGGCGGTGAGCGGAACGCTCTTTCATCAGGACAGCCGGCCCGGCTTCTTCATCAGTCTGCTGCTGGTTGCTGTGATCGCTGGTTGCGATGCAGTTCTTCAGTATGTTCGAAAGCGGCGCAAGAACGGAGAAAAGGGACGCGGACCCCGCAACCCTTTGGAATCAGCCGAACATGCCACGCTGCCGGGCACGGCATTTCGGATCAAGGGATTGCGGCTGCGCAGATCGCGATCTCCGCATTAA
- a CDS encoding response regulator: MTKNNTDGCEYSPTGYAYSRAAEEEGQTVVKESTPPLNILVAEDNEVNQIVLRKMLEKRGHAVSVVSDGQEALEVLKTNTYDLVFMDVQMPRMNGLEAVRVIKDTMPPEAIPVIIAVTANALKEDRERCLAAGMDEYISKPVRSETLRSVISKFF; this comes from the coding sequence GTGACGAAGAACAATACGGATGGTTGTGAATATTCGCCGACCGGCTATGCCTACTCCAGGGCCGCTGAGGAAGAAGGACAGACCGTCGTCAAAGAGTCTACTCCCCCGCTGAATATCCTGGTGGCGGAGGATAACGAGGTGAACCAGATTGTGCTCCGAAAGATGCTGGAGAAACGGGGACATGCCGTATCCGTGGTATCGGACGGGCAGGAAGCCCTGGAGGTGCTCAAGACGAACACCTACGATCTGGTCTTCATGGACGTGCAGATGCCAAGGATGAACGGACTGGAGGCGGTCCGGGTGATCAAGGATACGATGCCGCCCGAAGCTATACCGGTCATTATCGCCGTCACGGCCAATGCGCTGAAGGAAGACCGCGAACGCTGTCTGGCCGCAGGTATGGATGAATACATCAGCAAGCCTGTGCGCAGCGAGACACTTCGAAGCGTAATTTCCAAATTCTTTTGA
- a CDS encoding response regulator yields the protein MEDQMQKVLYVEDNLLNMALMHHLFKKNLPSVQLLKAETGEQGLEIAEQQLPDLIIMDIGLPGMNGYETLECLQRSAGTCDIPVLAISAFAQLSDLAMARDTGFAGYITKPIQVRVFTETVQELLAGAGRLTRN from the coding sequence ATGGAAGATCAGATGCAGAAGGTTCTGTATGTAGAGGACAACCTATTGAATATGGCGCTCATGCACCATCTCTTCAAGAAGAATCTGCCGTCCGTCCAGCTTCTGAAGGCTGAAACCGGTGAGCAGGGGCTGGAAATCGCCGAACAGCAGCTTCCCGACCTGATTATTATGGATATTGGCCTGCCGGGAATGAACGGCTATGAGACGCTGGAGTGTCTGCAGCGAAGCGCCGGCACCTGCGACATTCCGGTACTCGCGATCAGCGCGTTCGCCCAACTGTCGGATCTGGCCATGGCCCGGGATACGGGATTCGCCGGATACATTACGAAGCCGATTCAAGTGAGAGTCTTTACGGAGACCGTACAAGAACTGCTCGCCGGGGCGGGAAGATTGACTCGCAACTGA
- a CDS encoding Na-translocating system protein MpsC family protein, translating into MSTIDLAGQLSNYTGRLLRERFGRGPESVYASIGKHCVAMHIRNFMGPVERFLLGKEEEQAFRYTRELLMKSLLPELSSYLKDELDFDAGEIFYDWGIHNASGMIVALAEGCEASADSYARQEEVHAEINEVSSKVHKLPNLTSSWWINPRMLIIRREGILIPLEKELLELGYENTLRTTKRKMEKRYLEMTTVASLLGKELSDIYVDWDFNKDTSVIAYTFK; encoded by the coding sequence ATGAGTACTATTGACCTGGCGGGCCAGCTTTCCAATTACACGGGAAGATTGCTTCGGGAACGGTTCGGGAGAGGTCCCGAATCTGTATATGCTTCAATCGGAAAGCATTGTGTGGCGATGCATATCCGCAACTTCATGGGACCGGTGGAACGCTTTTTGCTAGGCAAGGAGGAGGAGCAGGCCTTTCGGTATACAAGGGAGCTGCTGATGAAATCGCTCCTGCCGGAACTTTCTTCTTATTTAAAGGACGAGTTGGATTTTGACGCCGGCGAGATTTTTTATGACTGGGGCATACATAACGCATCTGGGATGATTGTGGCGCTTGCTGAGGGATGTGAGGCTTCGGCCGACAGTTACGCGAGGCAGGAGGAAGTTCACGCCGAGATTAACGAGGTGAGCAGCAAGGTTCATAAACTCCCCAACCTGACAAGCTCCTGGTGGATCAATCCGCGCATGCTGATCATCAGGCGAGAAGGCATACTGATCCCGTTGGAGAAAGAACTGCTCGAGCTTGGCTATGAGAACACATTGAGGACGACCAAGCGGAAGATGGAGAAGCGTTATCTGGAGATGACGACGGTAGCCTCGCTGCTTGGCAAGGAATTGTCTGATATTTATGTGGACTGGGATTTCAACAAGGATACCAGCGTCATCGCCTATACGTTCAAATAA